A window of Caretta caretta isolate rCarCar2 chromosome 13, rCarCar1.hap1, whole genome shotgun sequence contains these coding sequences:
- the MAFB gene encoding transcription factor MafB, whose protein sequence is MAGELSIGPELPTSPLAMEYVNDFDLMKFDVKKEPLGRADRPGRHCTRLQPAGSVSSTPISTPCSSVPSSPSFSPTEQKTHLEDLYWMANSYQQMNPETLSLTPEDAVEALIGSHQMPQQLQSFESFRAHHHHHHHQQQQHHQYPGVTHEDLVNSGHPHHHHHHHHHHHQASPTPSTSSTSSQQLQSAHQQPPSSNSVEDRFSDEQLVSMSVRELNRHLRGFTKDEVIRLKQKRRTLKNRGYAQSCRYKRVQQKHHLENEKTQLIQQVEQLKQEVTRLARERDAYKLKCEKLASNGFREAGSTSDNPSSPEFFM, encoded by the coding sequence ATGGCCGGCGAGCTGAGCATCGGACCCGAGCTGCCCACCAGCCCCCTGGCCATGGAGTACGTCAACGACTTCGACCTGATGAAATTCGACGTGAAGAAGGAGCCCCTGGGCAGAGCCGACCGGCCCGGCCGCCACTGCACCCGTCTGCAGCCGGCCGGCTCcgtctcctccacccccatcagCACGCCCTGTAGCTCGGTGCCCTCCTCgcccagcttcagccccacggAGCAGAAGACCCACCTGGAGGACCTGTACTGGATGGCCAACAGCTACCAGCAGATGAACCCGGAGACGCTCAGCCTCACCCCGGAGGACGCGGTGGAAGCCCTCATCGGGTCCCACCAGATGCCCCAGCAGCTCCAAAGCTTTGAGAGCTTCCgggcccaccaccaccaccaccaccaccagcagcagcagcaccaccagTACCCGGGGGTCACCCACGAGGACCTGGTCAACAGCGGCCACCcgcaccaccatcaccaccaccaccaccaccaccaccaggcgtctcccaccccttccacctcctccacctcctcccagcagctgcagagcgcccaccagcagcccccttcCTCCAACAGCGTGGAAGACAGGTTCTCGGACGAACAGCTGGTCTCCATGTCGGTGAGGGAGCTCAACAGGCACCTGAGGGGCTTCACCAAGGACGAGGTGATCCGCCTCAAGCAGAAGAGGAGGACGTTGAAGAACAGGGGCTATGCCCAGTCCTGCAGGTATAAGCGAGTCCAGCAGAAGCACCACCTGGAGAACGAGAAGACCCAGCTGATCCAGCAGGTGGAACAGCTCAAGCAAGAGGTGACCCGGCTGGCCAGAGAAAGAGACGCCTACAAGCTCAAGTGTGAGAAACTTGCCAGCAATGGCTTCAGGGAGGCCGGATCCACCAGTGACAACCCATCTTCTCCCGAGTTCTTCATGTGA